A genomic stretch from Odocoileus virginianus isolate 20LAN1187 ecotype Illinois chromosome 25, Ovbor_1.2, whole genome shotgun sequence includes:
- the CFAP298 gene encoding cilia- and flagella-associated protein 298 isoform X5, with protein MSWSLPAAPPPPPERRGSMQLSSAGDVPWPCRLAVVVAESCPTVCDSVVCPWDSPEMEELAEHGVFLPPNMQGLTDEQIEELKLKDEWGEKCIPSGGSVFKKDDVGRRNGQAPNEKMKQVIKKTIEEAKAIISKKQVEANVCVTMEMVNDALDQLRGAVMIVYPMGLPPYDPIRMEFENKEDLSGTQAGLNVIKESEAQLWWAAKELRRTKKLSDYVGKNEKTKIIVKIQQTCRPPACTVTAQSMSEAPLTIHSA; from the exons ATGTCTTGGTCACTGCccgccgccccacccccacccccggagcGGCGAGGGTCAATGCAACTTTCCTCCGCCGGAGATGTTCCCTGGCCGTGCCGTCTAGCAGTggtagttgctgagtcgtgtccgactgtttgcgactccgtggtctgtccatgggattctccag aaatggaaGAATTAGCAGAACATGGCGTATTTCTGCCTCCTAATATGCAAGGACTGACTGATGAACAGATCGAAGAATTGAAATTAAAGGATGAATGGGGTGAAAAGTGTATCCCTAGTGGAGGCTCAGTATTTAAAAAAGATGATGTTGGACGGCGGAATGGACAAG ctccaaatgaaaaaatgaaacaagttaTAAAGAAGACTATAGAAGAAGCCAAAGCAATAATATCTAAG AAACAAGTGGAAGCCAATGTCTGCGTGACCATGGAGATGGTGAATGACGCCTTGGACCAGCTTCGAGGTGCCGTGATGATAGTTTATCCCATGGGGTTGCCACCGTACGATCCCATCCGGatggaatttgaaaataaagaagatttgTCGGGGACTCAG GCAGGGCTCAACGTCATCAAAGAATCAGAGGCACAGCTGTGGTGGGCAGCCAAGGAGCTGCGACGTACAAAGAAGCTTTCGGACTACGTGGGGAagaatgagaaaaccaaaatcatCGTCAAGATCCAGCAG